tAAGCCTTTAAGGCAAATGTGCTGAACACTAGATAACTTTTATACATTGAAAAGAAGAGCCTCTTAGGTGGTGTAGGGAAGAACTCCATGAACTGCAAGAAGAAAAGGATTTGATGGTCGTCATGCAATCCCCTAAAGAGGTGGGATTAATATGTGAGATTATTTTGATCtctgaagaaaaatagatatatttataaattgaacTTATGGATCAGGTTAACAAATAGTGAGCTTCAGTGGTATTTtcgaaaaaagtaaaaaaatttcacGACTTTGGAACCAAAAGGGACATTGGGCAATGGTATCATCGAATACAGCATGTTGACCCAAATCTTCATGTAAACCTTCAGTTTTATGGTTTGATGAAACCATGTGCTGTGGCTGCAATTCATATTCAATCCTATTTTCGGTAGGAGCAGTTGACAATTAGAATTCAAATTTTTCCAGCATAATAATTGTGATGCAAAAAGAAGCAAGACTTGACTTCCAAGTTATTAGATAGTGTTGATGACTCTTTGATTGCTTGTTTTAAGGAATGGATGGATAGAATTGTAAAAGTTTGACGTGGAGATCCCTCTATTTTGTCTTATTTGTGGAATAACTCCTGTTGGTGATTGACTTCATTGCGCTCTCCAAATCACCGCTCTTCCCATGTATACAAAAAGTGAAGGAAAATACTTAGGCCACCCCAGGTGGCTCCCGTTAGCAGCTGctggctatttttttttaataattaagaaaaaattatttaatattattataaattttttatatttttttaaatatttaaaattattaaaaaataatttaaacccAGCGGTAACTCACAGTGGTGGCGGTAACATTGTCAGTAAAGGAAAATAAGagtatttatgtaaaaaatgaaacttacaattagatttttattttttttataaagttaatGTTGTAGAACGCCATAATTTATCTGTCTTTTGGAACGAGATTTTACACTTTCCATTCCTACTCGTTAGAAAGAAacgaattaattttaaaataatattgataaatGTTTTGTTATCCAGCCGTCTACATTATAaatcatatttaatttatttttattaaattaattaaagttttttattcatcattttaataccacatatctattttaattttaactatttagaaaaaaaatattaaaataaatgtgcaGTGCATAAATAAcgaataaaaattttcaaatgataaAGGGTGCGACATTGAAGACAACATTGGCATTGAACAGTCACAAATGGAAGGAGAACACAGAAAAGAACTCTAGTTAACAACTTAGGTTGCGTTTgatttttcaactcattttaacttatttcatctaattattataatttttctaactttcaacataaaatataataaacaattcaattttttcaaatctcaaaataataataatatttaaaaataatattttatttaactttcatctcaactcaacatccaaaccagCACTGCTCCACCTAGTAGAAAAATGTTAATTAACTTTAAGTGTAGTgaccgtttttatttttttaatgttttaagtAAGTTACCATTAATATATTTGTGTGTAGTAAAATACTAGTATGTTCTATGAGTTTGTCTCTTCATTTTGATCgcttatgtatttatttatatttttaatttttttctttacttaatagttaaggaaatgacttttaatatattagtgtatttttttattttttaaaaatattgaaatatattaaaaaagaagaaaataataaaaagtaaaatttataataatgggGCATGCTAGCCCCACCTTTACgtgtgtgtgtttttcttttttaatatttaaaaaactaaaaacatgGCAAAACTGTTACATTCCAAAATAATGGCGCCGGACTAAATTTTAGATAAGGTAGATTAGAGCAAACATGGCAAGAAACAATCATCATGCATAAGACATCAATTTGAATCTAAATCTCTTTTCAAATGCAAGACGATGTGGTCACTAGCTAGCTTGCGCTTGGTGGCCTACATTTTAATCCCAagctaaattatttttcttttcaaaccatTAATTTATGTTACTTTTGTATTTTTaggaaatatttcattttatattttgggattgattttaatttcaattctgACTAAATTTTTATGGTAgaattcttgtttatttaagtatttatttttctttcaataattaagattttgcatttttaagtaaaattttcgtaattttgaaatttcataGCTATTTGAGCTTGACTTATGAGTTTCACGTCACAATCTCTGATTTTGATTAGTAATCTATGTTTCCAAAGCTTCTCAATGCCTTTGGTGTCTATTTTCAATCTCAGTACTTTAGTGTCTATTGAAAACTTGTAGTTGgaataattctaatttttttttttttatatatcaaatGCACCAGTTATttagtaagtaaaaaaaaaaaaaaacattttagatAACTAAGTTAGCATGCTTTGGGATATCATAGAATAATTATTagaagttttaaaatatctcaatatTAGTATCTTGATCTCTAAACTTTTAATTAACTTAATCTCTTATCCACTTAGTGATAAGGAAATTTCATCAACTTGTGGTAGTAATTCGAATCAGAATATAAGTTGAAACCACTTGTAGTAATAAAATCTGACCTTTAGACCATGAGATGGATTTTGAACTAACTAGATACTTTGGGAATAATGTGTTGATGAGCTTGCCCTTGGAGCAATAGCTATGGCTCAAACCGAACATTCCGTAACGGGGAGGGGCTCCTATAATCACATCCAGGGAGGGTTGTTACGGTGGCTACTCCCACATCTcattttcttaagaaaaaaaaaaattgaaaaaaagaagatgaatcTATAGCTATTTATAATGTATAAAGTGTGCCAAAATAATTATAGTCATAAAGTCATAAGACTCATAACGGATTAATTACTCTTAAACTtgttttaaaacataaatagcATTTATGGATAGGAACCAAGAAATTTAATAGTGATATAAATATGATAGCATTTATGTGACTCTTTAACTACCCATCCGTTCGCCTTTTAATCTCAATAAGTGATGtgaagagagagaaaccaagagctatttatataaataatttttcaaaattaaagggtataatttgaaaaaggaaaataaatgcgctttaaaaatgttaaaggactagtaatttgaaattaaaattagtaatttaattaaatgtattgtttttcaattaataattttgaatttaaataagattaattattttaattggatatactatactatatttatgattttaactttataaaatatactatttaataataaaagaacTAGGGAGTCAATGATCACGTGCTTTGTAGAAGTAATTGTTATTTAGTAATAATCTAGTGAGATTGTTGATGACGTGGCATCATAAGAATAGGGTTCAATATTTgtgttaataatataatataaataattaaatttatttattctaatcACAATAAGATTTTGGGACAATGAGTGATATTATGTAGTAGTAGAATAGTGTGTTCGAATTTTGattctatattctattttatttaattaaatattttatatattagatcCACTCTTTAAAATAAAGTCTCGCCTATAAATAAGTaagagtattaataatataatataaataattaaattaatatattttcatcaattttaattttttgaaacaaaTGATGATTTCTACCATATTTTTGCTGCTGTTGTTTGCAGGTCATTTTTGAAAGGGTTTCAAGGTTAAGAAAACGCCACCACTACTGATGAGCTAGAACTGAAATTTCATGGGGGAAGGGCCccaccatgaaaaaaaaaattatttgaattttaattagaaaaatgtcttgagattttatttgaacatgttaaaaaaaaagtatttaaacaaTCCCAGGAGTTCGTCTATGTGGTAAAAGTCTTGATCTcggaatatcattttttttaaggttcaaaattcaatacctcatggatgcaaataattttttagagtCATACCTTTTGGTGAAAAAATAATGAGTTAATCAGTTCTGTGTTTGAAACCAGAGTTTACTCTGTAAAGATGGATTCGAAGAACCTTGTCTTGGAGAGACTttctaatataaataaaataaaataaaataaaaaagatacttATACAAAGATACAAAAGAAGGCTAATACTCAAGCCCTCAATTGCCACCTTTTCTAAAACACTTCcaaattatcattttccttgCCTAACATCCTAAATTAGTATTATAATGGCTAATACTTAGGTATTGCTCTTAAATTAGAGGAAAAGTAGTTGATGTATTGTTCAAGTGTAAATTTTTACGTAAATGATCAAAGTacccttttaaaaatataatattatttttcaaatagatacataaaataaacataACTCGATCATTTCAAATCAAAAAATTGTTCACACGATGCATGTGAACTAATTTTCATCCAATTTAACACTAGAATTCAAGCAAGAGTGCAAAGCGAGATTAAAGTATGAATTAAGAATACCATATCAAGCCTTATTGGAAGTATCATTGCAAGATTAAAAGATAGTATCTAATGAAGTTTAGTATAACTgtcatttgaaaaaatgatatttataataaatgagTGTGTAAGCgtcgtataatttttttttaaaaaaaaaataaattaatacgagatttattttaaaaattaaatttttaatcataaattttattttattttttaaataattatattatatttacacatttaatgattatataatatttttttttaaagggaataaaagaaagaaagggaaacAAAAATGGTAATTTCACAAGCGAAGGATTCGATGCATTTGGGTTGGGACGGCAACTTCTAACCCTAGTGTTGGGAAGTTGTAGGGTAATGGGATTGAAGGTGTTGGGATTCTTGGGAATgggttttaataaatatatatatatatataaataggggCAGAGTGGGAGATAGCGTGACAACATGGGGGTGTTTTAGAGAATTCGAATGATAGAAACAACATTGTAAAACCTGTTTTGTTTACTACTATATCGTTTCATAGCCCATCATCCTCTGTAGCTCTCTTActgttcttcttcctccttcttcttctttctccctTTCTAGCATTCATCTTCTGTTCGTGTCTTATTTTGAtttatctcatttgaatttatggGAAGAAAGAAGTCATTTTGATAGGTGTTTTTATTACCGAAACGCGTATTCGTTTGTTTCACAGAAAGCTGGTTGAGTGAGTGATTGAGGGATCAAAGCAGAATTTGTTCCAGCAATATTCATCCTTTGGAGTACATATATGTCGATGAGGTCTGCCTCCATATATCCATTTTCTTTCTGTGTCTCTCTGTTGTGATTATAAAAGGCCAGAATATATAGCCATTGCTCGAGGCctggaaatgaatttattttcttcttcgcTTTTGTAGCTTTATCTGATGGCGCAATGAGTTTCTGGATCCTGTTGTTGCCGATACTTGATTGAGATGttcttattcttttgtttttctcgcCTCaaacccccccacccccccggTTGTTGGAGATCAGCCATTTTCATGGTGGAAATTGTTGGCGAGGCCGCAATGCCTCGGTCTGTTTGAAAACTGAGCTCCTTCTCGTTGGTTGGACTCGAATTTGGTCCTTTTGTTGCTTGTTGTTTTTCTTGAATGAATGAAAATATCACGGAAAActcttactctctctctctgagtgtGGAATGATCGAGATACCCAGCAGATTGAGATTGAGATTTAcggttttgttgttttgaattCCAATCGATTATCATATTTCTTTAGATTCGGTTGCTGGAGAGTCTCTGCATCTTAATCTGGTAACAAATCTCACTGGCTGGTTCAAGCCTTGAGATTATTACTTCTCTACAGCGGTCGAGATGTTTGTGAACCTGGATTTCTCTATTAGATATTCGGAAAATAATTAACAAGGGAACATGACCAAACCTCCAGAAGAATTCTTCCCTGCTCATGGGGCGATTCGCCGAGCTAAGAAGCTTTACCAGAGCTCGTTTGCTTTCTGCTAGATTTTGTTGCAGGTCAGCGGTTGCGTTGCTGGAGGATTCGCTTGTGGCCTTATGTtccaaaaatgaatttccatcCGAAAAATGTTGTTATTTTCATTATGCTAAACATAAATCGTTGAATGTCTGAACATTTCCTGTGCACATTTAGTGTTGCGTGCTTTCTCTTGGTGTGTATTGAATGTGTTCATCCATGTAATGCCAATTACATTATAGAGCAATTCGGGTGAGCAGCTAGGGAAGGGAATCTGTTCTTTTTGTCATATCCTTCCTTTGCGCCATCAGATCTTGTGATTAATTCTTTTTCCCAATTGAATCGGAAGGGTTAATGGTATtgaatgtttatatttttttggttatgCAGATATCAGAGAGTAAGCAGCCCAGATGGTGTTCCTCTGAGCAATGTGAAAAGGTCCATCACCAATGGCAGAATTCTCCACACCACGACGAATACTACCAAAACAAACGTGAGCAGCACTAGTTGTTCTACTCTGGAAGGCAAAGGCTTTAGATTCAGATCCCCATCTAGAACAACTCAAGACCATAACACCACCCTCGAGGCTGCACCCACTTCTCCCCAATCCGAGAATCACCACCATGACTCCCCACCACCACCAGCAAAGAACCACCAGGCACAGATCCCGACCCAGAATCCGAAACGCGACAGGAGTCCAAGTCCTAGTGTGAGTGCGAGTCCCAGCCCCGGCCGGGGTGCTGGAGCTGGTAACGGAGACATGCTATTGCAGTGGGGCCAAAGAAAAAGGGCAAGGGTCTCAAGGACAGATGTCCGCGTACCGACCGAtgactcggcttcatcttcaTCGTCATCTGCTGCTATCAAATCCCAGAGGAGACTCACCCCCGCCTCATCGATgccgccgccgccgccgccaCTGCCCCTTCCTCCCGCTTCTACTTCTAATGGCACCACCAGACCCAGAAGGGAagcttcttcctttctttcaaACAGGTATCAACCTTTTTGCTttcatttcttgtttttttctctctgccgaatattttctttttttttttccctggaaAATTTTTTCCTGGTTAATACGTTTTTATGCACCTTTATTtgctaagttttttattttttgatcttgCAATATGATTTCATCAGGGACTTTTTTGATTGGTTTCTTCTGTTCTTAGATGTAGGATGGACGATGAATAATTTCCTTAAATGTCATTTCCGGCCTTCGTGTTTGCTTTTATTTAGTAAATTTCAGACGTTACTCGTGTCGATCCAGGATCTGAAATCATGTTGCTGTGTTTACTGCTTACCCTTGATTGCTATGTTTTAGCTGCTTCTGTAGAATATATTAGTTGAAAACAGCACATTTTTACTAATTTACTTTTGTGCCCCTCAAAAAGATGGGTATGGGAAATAAAGACCTAAAAGATCAAGTGGGTTATCAAGATTCAGGCAGTCCAATCCCAGTCCTCCTTCCCCCTCTTGGTTTTGTCCCTGCTTTCCAATTCTCTTTCACAAATGTTTGTTGAGTTTAGTGGGTATCCCCCGTTAAtgcctttttctctctcttgatTATGACAGAGCATTGCTTTGAGCCCCGTTACAGTCCTCTAGTCCCCGATCTTAAAATTTGAGAGAACAAGAAAACAGGAAAAGAACTCTTTGAAAATCGTTATTTGTTCTTTCTGATTAGAATTCAaactccttttttgttttttataagatatagtGACATGaattactatatttatttaatataattaataactaGTGTGTGGTACTAGTATAGTATAGATAAATATGTTAAATGCATTTTAATGTTCTGGGTGGGTATTAAAAATCCTGTCTTCTCGATTTTTCCGTTCTCATCGAAGTTTTAGAACTTGAATTTACTCTGCAGCCATCCCAAAGCAAGCTCCTTTAGCTATCCATTACCTAATATTTCTTGGCCGCCATGCCCAGGAATTTAGAAGAGCGATCTGGTTGTGGAGGAAATGGGTCACCATCAAGAAACGGTGGCAGGGTGTTGCCAAGATCTACGGCGGGGAAACGATCTCCTCCTCCTGCAAAACATGATAGAAAGGTGATGCTTTGTTCTGGGTCAGCAAAAGATGAGAAGCCAAATGGATCCTCTGATCGTGTTGGGACTGCAAATCAAACACTGTTGGAGCAGGAATCCCGCCGTAGTAACGCTGCTGCTTCATTGgccggaggaggaggagaaaagGTGAATTTTGAAGTGACTGAGTGGCCCAGGATTTACATTGCTCTGTCTAGAAAGGAGAAAGAAGATGATTTCCTTGCAATGAAAGGCACAAAACTCTCTCAGAGACCCAAGAAAAGAGCCAAGAATATTGATAAAGCTCTACAGGTAAAAATACTGTAAATAAGAACCCAACTGAAAAAATCCAcataaatcatattaaaaataatatgtttccTTTCTTGAGTAGCTCTCTTCCTTCCAAATTCTTCCATACAGATACCAAATATAAATTTGTGGGTTACTGTGTTTTTGGTGCAGTATTGTTTTCCAGGGATGTGGCTGTCGGACTTGACAAGGAATCGATATGAGGTTCGGGAGAAGAAATGTGTGAAGAAGGTATAGATTCTCTTTCTCGGTTGTTTTACTCTCTTTGCCCTTCTGGATGCCCAACAACAAACtacaactcttttattttttcgatCTTTTTTGGCTAGCATTTGTATTAATCAAAGACTTTTAAAATAAACTTGGAGTCTCAACAAACACCTCTTTAGTCTTTTGTAGCTAaacaatatatagaaaaaaaaaattgggacaATAAATAAATTCCCATCCATCTAccattttcaaattccaaaaactTATCCTTTTTTGATTGACCCAGTCCCtacgatctttttttttttttttacctgttCTTCCTTTCGGTCATCGTTCATAATCATGTGCTTGACTTTGGGTGTTTCCATCTACTTTCCTTGATGGAGATTACAACTTGATTCCCACACAtttcttttggagttttttGACATATTCTTTGCAAATCAACCATCCATCTCGACTCGCCCGCCCGCCCGCCCcctctcccaaaaaaaaaacccataatGTTTATGGTCAAAGTAAATAATACAAGTGCTCCAAGGGTACATATAAAGGGGTGTATTAGATTCAAGTGTCTGTTTGtgtgtataatatatacataactTTGTAGACTGAAACGATTAGTATGTTTGTTGCTTGTTGTGGATGCCATATGCAGCAAAAGCGAAGGGGTCTGAAAGGAATGGAGAGCTTTGACAGTGAATCCGAGTAGGGGGAAAGCTTGATATTCAATTTTGCCATCtcaagcctctctctctctctctctctctctctctctctctgaagtcACAAAGCAATTATGTCTGTGTATAGTTGGTGTGATTGGGGTCCAcaaaccaccaccaccaccaccttctgCAATTCTATCTGCCCCATTGATGAGTCTGTTACTTGGGTTATTACTGTTAATGATATTATATCAGGTGAGGTTGAGAGATGCAGAAGTTTGAGATACTTGGTAGGGTACTATAATATCATGAACTTGATCCCTATGATGTCAACATACTGTGAGACAAAGGGGTCAGAGGCTGTGGAGACATGAAAATCGAGAGGTTTCAGGCCCGGCATCCTTTCAGAGATGAGGGTCCCACTGACATATAAGAGCTTTTATCACCATCTTATCTCACGTGCTCAAGCCACCTGGGGTTTCTCAATTgctttgctcttttttttttttggggtttttgtttttgtcattCATTTTGCGTGAACTTCTTTGATGTTGTTCATGCTCTTCACCTGTAGGAACCTGCCCTGCAGTTTCTTCCCCATCAATCACAAAGAGCCGTTTCACCCTTTTTTAGGTTTTGCCTTGGTTCACGCTTTGGAAGTGTTTTTCTTTCCATCTTAAATGTGAAACTCTTTACAGCTAATCCTATGTTATTTACCGTATGAAATCGCTCAAAGGAATCAGACAACCACCTAAATCCATCTTGAGATGCTTGGCTCTGTTCCATCCTTCTGCCATTAATAAAGGATAATCTAATAGTTGTAATATAGTTATTCTTATATCCTTTTCCATTCAACTCCttgatatttttcatgtttttggTTGTACAattgtttttgtcttttcttgttaattaagattttttttttctaatcattctTGTTAATTAAGATGCTAGTGGGACAATAACTATGCAACTATCGATGGTTTTAGCCATCTGATTATGATATAGATTTTCTGCGTACGTGAAAaacttgtattaattttttaaaatggtaGATGggatataaaaacaaattattttcaCCATAAGTGAAAACCCAAGAATTTGACACCTTTAAAAACCCATGGAACTTTTAttgaaaaacaaattcaaagaCTAAATAATTAAc
This genomic interval from Carya illinoinensis cultivar Pawnee chromosome 10, C.illinoinensisPawnee_v1, whole genome shotgun sequence contains the following:
- the LOC122279655 gene encoding flocculation protein FLO11-like isoform X2, giving the protein MSMRYQRVSSPDGVPLSNVKRSITNGRILHTTTNTTKTNVSSTSCSTLEGKGFRFRSPSRTTQDHNTTLEAAPTSPQSENHHHDSPPPPAKNHQAQIPTQNPKRDRSPSPSVSASPSPGRGAGAGNGDMLLQWGQRKRARVSRTDVRVPTDDSASSSSSSAAIKSQRRLTPASSMPPPPPPLPLPPASTSNGTTRPRREASSFLSNRNLEERSGCGGNGSPSRNGGRVLPRSTAGKRSPPPAKHDRKVMLCSGSAKDEKPNGSSDRVGTANQTLLEQESRRSNAAASLAGGGGEKVNFEVTEWPRIYIALSRKEKEDDFLAMKGTKLSQRPKKRAKNIDKALQYCFPGMWLSDLTRNRYEVREKKCVKKQKRRGLKGMESFDSESE
- the LOC122279655 gene encoding flocculation protein FLO11-like isoform X1, with product MGRFAELRSFTRARLLSARFCCRYQRVSSPDGVPLSNVKRSITNGRILHTTTNTTKTNVSSTSCSTLEGKGFRFRSPSRTTQDHNTTLEAAPTSPQSENHHHDSPPPPAKNHQAQIPTQNPKRDRSPSPSVSASPSPGRGAGAGNGDMLLQWGQRKRARVSRTDVRVPTDDSASSSSSSAAIKSQRRLTPASSMPPPPPPLPLPPASTSNGTTRPRREASSFLSNRNLEERSGCGGNGSPSRNGGRVLPRSTAGKRSPPPAKHDRKVMLCSGSAKDEKPNGSSDRVGTANQTLLEQESRRSNAAASLAGGGGEKVNFEVTEWPRIYIALSRKEKEDDFLAMKGTKLSQRPKKRAKNIDKALQYCFPGMWLSDLTRNRYEVREKKCVKKQKRRGLKGMESFDSESE